DNA sequence from the Methanolobus sp. ZRKC5 genome:
AACCAGACTCCCTTGGAATACCTGAGGATTTCACAAAAAATACACTTCAGGTACCATTCAATGACATAGAAGCACTTACAGCAGTCATTGAGAAAAATCAGGATGATCTTGCTGCACTCATCATAGAACCAGTAATGGGTAACATAGGTCCCATACTTCCAGATGGTGACTACCTGAAGGATGTACGCAAGGTCACAGAAGAGAACGATGTAGTACTTATCTTCGATGAAGTGATAACCGGCTTCAGGCTTGCAATGGGAGGAGCACAGGAATATTTTGGAGTAACACCTGATATGACAACCCTGGGCAAGATTGTCGGTGGCGGACTGCCAATCGGCGTTTTCGGAGGGAAGAAGGAGATCCTTGAGATGATAGCACCTTCCGGAAGTGTATACCAGGCAGGAACTTTTAGTGGAAGCCCGGCCTCAGTTGCAGCAGGACTTACAGTTCTTGACGTGCTTGAGAAAGAAGAAGTTCATAAAAACCTCAATGCCACCGGTGACATGATGAGAAGCAGGTTATCTGAACTTGTTACAGACCTTGGACTTGATTACAATGTAGTTGGTATTGCATCCATGTTCAAAATATTCTTTGGCGACAAGCCACTGAACTATCAGGATGTACTCAAATGCGATAAGGAAGGATACCTTAAATTCTTCTTCAAGATGCTTGATAGCGGAGTTTTCATTCCCCCATCACAATTCGAGACGAATTTCATTTCAACTGCACACACTGAAGATGATATTGAGAAAACATTGCTTGCTTATGAAGCAAACCTCAAATGAGCGGTGAACCAATATGATAATAGGAACCCGTGGAAGTGCCCTGGCCATTGCACAAACAGAGACTATTGAAGGTCTTCTTGCAGAACTAGGAGTCAGCACGACCAGAAAAATAATCACAACATCTGGAGACACTTTTACAGACAGGCCACTGCATGAGGTACCAGGTGTTGGTGCATTTGTCAGGGAACTCGATAATAGGATGTTCAATGGCGAAATTGACATATCAGTCCACTCAATGAAAGACCTCCCTACCATCCGACCTGAAGAATTATCCATGTCTGCAGTTTTAAAGCGTGATTCACCTTATGATGTCCTGCTCACAACAGATGGTTCCAGAATAGATGATCTTCCTGAAGGAGCAGTCCTTGGAACATCATCCATGCGCAGAAGAGCGCAGATTCTAAGATACCGCCCGGACCTTCACGTCCAGGACCTAAGAGGAAATATCAATACCAGAATAAGAAAGCTCGAAGAAGGCCTTTATG
Encoded proteins:
- the hemL gene encoding glutamate-1-semialdehyde 2,1-aminomutase → MSLDKSRDLYNKARILIPGGVSSPVRAIKPYPFYTESASGSKIRDIDGNEYIDYCLAYGPNILGHSNPTIKQAIISQLEKGWLYGTPTELEVNLAEKIIGLYPSIDMLRFVSTGTEATMSALRAARGFTGKNKFIKIEGGFHGAHDAVLVKAGSGATTLGKPDSLGIPEDFTKNTLQVPFNDIEALTAVIEKNQDDLAALIIEPVMGNIGPILPDGDYLKDVRKVTEENDVVLIFDEVITGFRLAMGGAQEYFGVTPDMTTLGKIVGGGLPIGVFGGKKEILEMIAPSGSVYQAGTFSGSPASVAAGLTVLDVLEKEEVHKNLNATGDMMRSRLSELVTDLGLDYNVVGIASMFKIFFGDKPLNYQDVLKCDKEGYLKFFFKMLDSGVFIPPSQFETNFISTAHTEDDIEKTLLAYEANLK
- the hemC gene encoding hydroxymethylbilane synthase translates to MIIGTRGSALAIAQTETIEGLLAELGVSTTRKIITTSGDTFTDRPLHEVPGVGAFVRELDNRMFNGEIDISVHSMKDLPTIRPEELSMSAVLKRDSPYDVLLTTDGSRIDDLPEGAVLGTSSMRRRAQILRYRPDLHVQDLRGNINTRIRKLEEGLYDGILLAEAGIQRMGWEMDVERLNPQFFCPSANQGTIAVVTPAGTEAEEATSNLDHQRTRIETEIERIVITDVEGGCTAPIGSFAHFINDNEISICCEVLALDGTEHVRIDEVIPADRYQEYARILGNELVQMGGKELVQRAVCQLESGTSYEMQD